A genomic region of Octopus sinensis linkage group LG2, ASM634580v1, whole genome shotgun sequence contains the following coding sequences:
- the LOC115232563 gene encoding transcription factor Sp9-like isoform X2 encodes MFPQKNSMAYYAGDYSHGFQEVSEAPRDYQVITKLAMLASSQQYAEEDRHPFTNISLDVLPPSCSKLSTVNGPGIMEETVGKGFQPWKRENCSVDSTATSPYVSPLVTPLSNTSTDLIYSRNNALAPCSGTYTSDICCPTTATFSHAEGDYSSAWMHKLNDDNALGASSFQSIYHRVSQIRSHQPDSLTLHLPGSRSHNLGHENTSVVNSTSAWWDLQKSPSKWLSEDANKAGRICGQIATGYPTSNLMTLGTKSNYLTPAQSILPDTYKSIVSSRYEIGSTNVTSYLSPSRISGISNNRSQKRYSGRGSCDCPNCQEADRLGPAGEHLRKNNVHSCHVPGCGKVYNKTSHLKAHLRWHTGERPFICNWLFCGKRFTRSDELQRHQRTHTGEKRFACPVCDKRFLRSDHLSKHVKTHNANDGRKSAGSDSGTNAADGNASNGSSAAVKTG; translated from the exons gAAGCACCGAGGGATTACCAAGTAATAACCAAACTAGCGATGTTGGCCAGTTCACAACAATATGCGGAAGAG GACCGGCATCCGTTCACGAACATCTCCTTGGATGTATTACCACCATCCTGTAGCAAACTTAGCACGGTAAATGGTCCGGGAATTATGGAAGAAACTGTTGGAAAAGGATTTCAACCATGGAAGCGAGAAAACTGTTCTGTTGACAGCACGGCTACCTCTCCATATGTGTCACCATTAGTGACACCTCTCAGTAATACAAGTACAGACTTGATCTATTCCAGAAATAATGCTTTGGCACCTTGTTCAGGTACATACACCAGTGACATATGCTGTCCAACCACGGCAACATTTAGTCATGCAGAAGGCGACTACTCATCCGCTTGGATGCacaaattaaatgatgataatgcacTGGGTGCCTCCAGCTTCCAAAGTATATATCATCGTGTGTCCCAGATCCGTAGTCATCAACCTGACTCTCTGACGCTACATTTACCTGGCAGCCGAAGCCACAATCTGGGACATGAAAACACATCAGTGGTAAATTCCACCTCAGCTTGGTGGGACCTGCAAAAATCTCCCTCGAAATGGTTATCAGAAGACGCTAACAAAGCGGGCCGTATCTGCGGACAAATTGCCACCGGCTATCCAACTAGCAATTTGATGACTCTCGGAACAAAGTCAAACTATCTTACTCCTGCTCAAAGTATTCTTCCAGACACGTACAAATCAATAGTCTCCTCTCGTTACGAGATTGGTTCTACAAATGTGACGTCATACCTGAGCCCGTCTCGTATATCTGGTATCAGTAACAACCGTTCCCAGAAAAGATATTCGGGTCGTGGTAGTTGCGATTGCCCAAACTGTCAAGAAGCCGATCGTCTAGGACCAGCCGGCGAGCACCTACGCAAAAATAACGTGCATAGTTGTCATGTTCCTGGATGCGGCAAGGTATACAACAAGACGTCCCACCTGAAGGCCCATCTCCGCTGGCATACGGGTGAGCGTCCATTCATTTGTAACTGGTTGTTCTGTGGCAAAAGGTTCACCCGCTCCGACGAGTTGCAGCGCCATCAGAgaacacatacaggagaaaaaagGTTTGCGTGTCCCGTGTGTGACAAGCGTTTTCTAAGGAGCGACCATCTTAGCAAGCACGTGAAAACGCATAATGCAAATGATGGTAGGAAGTCAGCTGGCAGTGATTCTGGGACCAATGCGGCTGACGGAAACGCCAGCAATGGTAGCTCTGCGGCAGTAAAAACTGGTTAA
- the LOC115232563 gene encoding transcription factor Sp9-like isoform X1 translates to MDIEENSMAYYAGDYSHGFQEVSEAPRDYQVITKLAMLASSQQYAEEDRHPFTNISLDVLPPSCSKLSTVNGPGIMEETVGKGFQPWKRENCSVDSTATSPYVSPLVTPLSNTSTDLIYSRNNALAPCSGTYTSDICCPTTATFSHAEGDYSSAWMHKLNDDNALGASSFQSIYHRVSQIRSHQPDSLTLHLPGSRSHNLGHENTSVVNSTSAWWDLQKSPSKWLSEDANKAGRICGQIATGYPTSNLMTLGTKSNYLTPAQSILPDTYKSIVSSRYEIGSTNVTSYLSPSRISGISNNRSQKRYSGRGSCDCPNCQEADRLGPAGEHLRKNNVHSCHVPGCGKVYNKTSHLKAHLRWHTGERPFICNWLFCGKRFTRSDELQRHQRTHTGEKRFACPVCDKRFLRSDHLSKHVKTHNANDGRKSAGSDSGTNAADGNASNGSSAAVKTG, encoded by the exons gAAGCACCGAGGGATTACCAAGTAATAACCAAACTAGCGATGTTGGCCAGTTCACAACAATATGCGGAAGAG GACCGGCATCCGTTCACGAACATCTCCTTGGATGTATTACCACCATCCTGTAGCAAACTTAGCACGGTAAATGGTCCGGGAATTATGGAAGAAACTGTTGGAAAAGGATTTCAACCATGGAAGCGAGAAAACTGTTCTGTTGACAGCACGGCTACCTCTCCATATGTGTCACCATTAGTGACACCTCTCAGTAATACAAGTACAGACTTGATCTATTCCAGAAATAATGCTTTGGCACCTTGTTCAGGTACATACACCAGTGACATATGCTGTCCAACCACGGCAACATTTAGTCATGCAGAAGGCGACTACTCATCCGCTTGGATGCacaaattaaatgatgataatgcacTGGGTGCCTCCAGCTTCCAAAGTATATATCATCGTGTGTCCCAGATCCGTAGTCATCAACCTGACTCTCTGACGCTACATTTACCTGGCAGCCGAAGCCACAATCTGGGACATGAAAACACATCAGTGGTAAATTCCACCTCAGCTTGGTGGGACCTGCAAAAATCTCCCTCGAAATGGTTATCAGAAGACGCTAACAAAGCGGGCCGTATCTGCGGACAAATTGCCACCGGCTATCCAACTAGCAATTTGATGACTCTCGGAACAAAGTCAAACTATCTTACTCCTGCTCAAAGTATTCTTCCAGACACGTACAAATCAATAGTCTCCTCTCGTTACGAGATTGGTTCTACAAATGTGACGTCATACCTGAGCCCGTCTCGTATATCTGGTATCAGTAACAACCGTTCCCAGAAAAGATATTCGGGTCGTGGTAGTTGCGATTGCCCAAACTGTCAAGAAGCCGATCGTCTAGGACCAGCCGGCGAGCACCTACGCAAAAATAACGTGCATAGTTGTCATGTTCCTGGATGCGGCAAGGTATACAACAAGACGTCCCACCTGAAGGCCCATCTCCGCTGGCATACGGGTGAGCGTCCATTCATTTGTAACTGGTTGTTCTGTGGCAAAAGGTTCACCCGCTCCGACGAGTTGCAGCGCCATCAGAgaacacatacaggagaaaaaagGTTTGCGTGTCCCGTGTGTGACAAGCGTTTTCTAAGGAGCGACCATCTTAGCAAGCACGTGAAAACGCATAATGCAAATGATGGTAGGAAGTCAGCTGGCAGTGATTCTGGGACCAATGCGGCTGACGGAAACGCCAGCAATGGTAGCTCTGCGGCAGTAAAAACTGGTTAA
- the LOC115232563 gene encoding transcription factor Sp9-like isoform X3 produces the protein MDIEENSMAYYAGDYSHGFQEVSDRHPFTNISLDVLPPSCSKLSTVNGPGIMEETVGKGFQPWKRENCSVDSTATSPYVSPLVTPLSNTSTDLIYSRNNALAPCSGTYTSDICCPTTATFSHAEGDYSSAWMHKLNDDNALGASSFQSIYHRVSQIRSHQPDSLTLHLPGSRSHNLGHENTSVVNSTSAWWDLQKSPSKWLSEDANKAGRICGQIATGYPTSNLMTLGTKSNYLTPAQSILPDTYKSIVSSRYEIGSTNVTSYLSPSRISGISNNRSQKRYSGRGSCDCPNCQEADRLGPAGEHLRKNNVHSCHVPGCGKVYNKTSHLKAHLRWHTGERPFICNWLFCGKRFTRSDELQRHQRTHTGEKRFACPVCDKRFLRSDHLSKHVKTHNANDGRKSAGSDSGTNAADGNASNGSSAAVKTG, from the coding sequence GACCGGCATCCGTTCACGAACATCTCCTTGGATGTATTACCACCATCCTGTAGCAAACTTAGCACGGTAAATGGTCCGGGAATTATGGAAGAAACTGTTGGAAAAGGATTTCAACCATGGAAGCGAGAAAACTGTTCTGTTGACAGCACGGCTACCTCTCCATATGTGTCACCATTAGTGACACCTCTCAGTAATACAAGTACAGACTTGATCTATTCCAGAAATAATGCTTTGGCACCTTGTTCAGGTACATACACCAGTGACATATGCTGTCCAACCACGGCAACATTTAGTCATGCAGAAGGCGACTACTCATCCGCTTGGATGCacaaattaaatgatgataatgcacTGGGTGCCTCCAGCTTCCAAAGTATATATCATCGTGTGTCCCAGATCCGTAGTCATCAACCTGACTCTCTGACGCTACATTTACCTGGCAGCCGAAGCCACAATCTGGGACATGAAAACACATCAGTGGTAAATTCCACCTCAGCTTGGTGGGACCTGCAAAAATCTCCCTCGAAATGGTTATCAGAAGACGCTAACAAAGCGGGCCGTATCTGCGGACAAATTGCCACCGGCTATCCAACTAGCAATTTGATGACTCTCGGAACAAAGTCAAACTATCTTACTCCTGCTCAAAGTATTCTTCCAGACACGTACAAATCAATAGTCTCCTCTCGTTACGAGATTGGTTCTACAAATGTGACGTCATACCTGAGCCCGTCTCGTATATCTGGTATCAGTAACAACCGTTCCCAGAAAAGATATTCGGGTCGTGGTAGTTGCGATTGCCCAAACTGTCAAGAAGCCGATCGTCTAGGACCAGCCGGCGAGCACCTACGCAAAAATAACGTGCATAGTTGTCATGTTCCTGGATGCGGCAAGGTATACAACAAGACGTCCCACCTGAAGGCCCATCTCCGCTGGCATACGGGTGAGCGTCCATTCATTTGTAACTGGTTGTTCTGTGGCAAAAGGTTCACCCGCTCCGACGAGTTGCAGCGCCATCAGAgaacacatacaggagaaaaaagGTTTGCGTGTCCCGTGTGTGACAAGCGTTTTCTAAGGAGCGACCATCTTAGCAAGCACGTGAAAACGCATAATGCAAATGATGGTAGGAAGTCAGCTGGCAGTGATTCTGGGACCAATGCGGCTGACGGAAACGCCAGCAATGGTAGCTCTGCGGCAGTAAAAACTGGTTAA
- the LOC115232563 gene encoding transcription factor Sp9-like isoform X4, translating to MFPQKNSMAYYAGDYSHGFQEVSDRHPFTNISLDVLPPSCSKLSTVNGPGIMEETVGKGFQPWKRENCSVDSTATSPYVSPLVTPLSNTSTDLIYSRNNALAPCSGTYTSDICCPTTATFSHAEGDYSSAWMHKLNDDNALGASSFQSIYHRVSQIRSHQPDSLTLHLPGSRSHNLGHENTSVVNSTSAWWDLQKSPSKWLSEDANKAGRICGQIATGYPTSNLMTLGTKSNYLTPAQSILPDTYKSIVSSRYEIGSTNVTSYLSPSRISGISNNRSQKRYSGRGSCDCPNCQEADRLGPAGEHLRKNNVHSCHVPGCGKVYNKTSHLKAHLRWHTGERPFICNWLFCGKRFTRSDELQRHQRTHTGEKRFACPVCDKRFLRSDHLSKHVKTHNANDGRKSAGSDSGTNAADGNASNGSSAAVKTG from the coding sequence GACCGGCATCCGTTCACGAACATCTCCTTGGATGTATTACCACCATCCTGTAGCAAACTTAGCACGGTAAATGGTCCGGGAATTATGGAAGAAACTGTTGGAAAAGGATTTCAACCATGGAAGCGAGAAAACTGTTCTGTTGACAGCACGGCTACCTCTCCATATGTGTCACCATTAGTGACACCTCTCAGTAATACAAGTACAGACTTGATCTATTCCAGAAATAATGCTTTGGCACCTTGTTCAGGTACATACACCAGTGACATATGCTGTCCAACCACGGCAACATTTAGTCATGCAGAAGGCGACTACTCATCCGCTTGGATGCacaaattaaatgatgataatgcacTGGGTGCCTCCAGCTTCCAAAGTATATATCATCGTGTGTCCCAGATCCGTAGTCATCAACCTGACTCTCTGACGCTACATTTACCTGGCAGCCGAAGCCACAATCTGGGACATGAAAACACATCAGTGGTAAATTCCACCTCAGCTTGGTGGGACCTGCAAAAATCTCCCTCGAAATGGTTATCAGAAGACGCTAACAAAGCGGGCCGTATCTGCGGACAAATTGCCACCGGCTATCCAACTAGCAATTTGATGACTCTCGGAACAAAGTCAAACTATCTTACTCCTGCTCAAAGTATTCTTCCAGACACGTACAAATCAATAGTCTCCTCTCGTTACGAGATTGGTTCTACAAATGTGACGTCATACCTGAGCCCGTCTCGTATATCTGGTATCAGTAACAACCGTTCCCAGAAAAGATATTCGGGTCGTGGTAGTTGCGATTGCCCAAACTGTCAAGAAGCCGATCGTCTAGGACCAGCCGGCGAGCACCTACGCAAAAATAACGTGCATAGTTGTCATGTTCCTGGATGCGGCAAGGTATACAACAAGACGTCCCACCTGAAGGCCCATCTCCGCTGGCATACGGGTGAGCGTCCATTCATTTGTAACTGGTTGTTCTGTGGCAAAAGGTTCACCCGCTCCGACGAGTTGCAGCGCCATCAGAgaacacatacaggagaaaaaagGTTTGCGTGTCCCGTGTGTGACAAGCGTTTTCTAAGGAGCGACCATCTTAGCAAGCACGTGAAAACGCATAATGCAAATGATGGTAGGAAGTCAGCTGGCAGTGATTCTGGGACCAATGCGGCTGACGGAAACGCCAGCAATGGTAGCTCTGCGGCAGTAAAAACTGGTTAA